From a single Apostichopus japonicus isolate 1M-3 chromosome 12, ASM3797524v1, whole genome shotgun sequence genomic region:
- the LOC139977852 gene encoding uncharacterized protein isoform X3: MDILSLICGYCSILFCLFFSFADMEGDYDCVEGGVTKSTVLLSVEVPPIVTLKIDNGSHVINNGSINVRLNQEIAIQCVAEGGRPLVSLGLEINGNPEVHGIAVNETLNAVISTLHYKPKMGDTVISCTTSGQKAIPGIRRQTSLNIVYVYDATTVLPKQLSSIASSVYVLLACLLVLTCIFLWRKVSRNQRRNQSVISSHPMKVLDKGPLDINQPINRKGGRRKELPEIPVDEDNSQNSHHSEGNEPNYYSDAADAIAENHAQMLSEKDISITMNIKMGKIYQRWMGSVNLSEETNKYVVITTLTEKLIRKKEIHWEAFIRKCLKLPTSNHLAKIEAMSVQSSKLFLISEHLNCENLQSVLSRDKDKGDYDCCSSFSVSDVIKHVAGILEGMDVLNTFGFLHPGLTTKKVLLTKEGQVKLFDFCLAGDAPKIAALKKAQVPTVTLNQFPPEMLLLNQYTESSDVWSTAVVIWEIMAAGNPPFPVNKEVTSVDGEATTPSAPWPEKFLQIKDKILFDCWNHNSSLRPSIHHLRGTFVAIFEKLITDSSYEIPIPTTYLPMRAPDTAQPSYAEHIYHAGM; the protein is encoded by the exons ATATGGAAGGAGACTACGACTGCGTGGAAGGAGGGGTGACAAAATCGACGGTCTTACTTAGTGTGGAAG TTCCTCCAATTGTGACTTTAAAAATTGATAACGGAAGTCACGTTATCAATAATGGTAGCATAAATGTTAGATTGAACCAAGAAATTGCCATCCAATGTGTAGCAGAGGGAGGAAGGCCTCTTGTTTCTCTTGGGTTGGAGATAAATGGCAATCCGGAGGTTCACGGCATCGCAGTAAACGAAACACTTAATGCGGTCATAAGTACACTCCACTATAAACCGAAAATGGGTGATACAGTGATATCATGCACAACAAGTGGACAAAAAGCAATACCAGGCATCAGGCGTCAAACTAGTTTAAACATTGTGT ATGTGTATGACGCAACCACCGTCTTACCAAAGCAACTATCCAGCATAGCCAGTTCCGTGTATGTTCTGTTAGCATGTTTACTTGTTTTAACTTGTATATTTTTATGGAGGAAAG TGTCAAGAAACCAACGAAG AAACCAGAGTGTCATCTCAAGTCATCCAATGAAAGTACTTGATAAAGGACCCTTAGATATAAATCAACCAA TCAATCGAAAAGGAGGAAG AAGGAAAGAATTACCAGAGATACCTGTTGACGAGGACAACTCGCAGAACTCGCACCATTCTGAAGGAAATGAACCTA ATTACTATTCAGATGCAGCAGATGCGATTGCAGAAAACCATGCCCAGATGTTGAGTGAGAAAGATATTTCCATCACTATGAATAttaaaatgggaaaaatttACCAAAGATGGATGGGATCTGTTAACCTTTCTGAGGAGACCAATAAGTATGTTGTAATAACAACACTGACAG AAAAGCTtattagaaagaaagaaattcattGGGAGGCGTTCATCAGAAAATGTCTCAAATTGCCAACATCAAACCATCTAGCGAAGATTGAAGCAATGTCTGTCCAAAGCA GTAAACTGTTCCTTATTAGTGAGCATCTCAATTGTGAAAATCTGCAAAGCGTCTTGTCACGTGATAAAGATAAAGGGGACTACGATTGCTGTAGTTCTTTTTCAgtttctgacgtcatcaaacacgtAGCGGGGATTTTGGAAGGAATGGACGTCCTTAACACATTCGGG TTCCTTCACCCTGGCTTAACAACCAAGAAGGTTTTACTAACCAAGGAAGGGCAGGTAAAATTATTTGACTTCTGTCTGGCCGGCGATGCACCAAAAATAGCTGCTCTTAAGAAAGCACAG GTTCCTACGGTAACTTTGAACCAATTTCCACCTGAAATGTTACTGTTGAATCAGTATACAGAATCAAGTGACGTGTGGTCTACAGCAGTAGTAATATGGGAGATTATGGCAGCTG GAAACCCACCATTTCCTGTCAACAAGGAAGTTACTAGTGTTGACGGAGAAGCGACCACACCATCAGCACCCTGGCCAGAGAAGTTCTTGCAGATAAA AGATAAAATCTTGTTCGATTGCTGGAATCATAACTCATCTCTTCGACCTTCCATTCATCATCTGAGGGGAACATTCGTAGCT ATATTTGAAAAGTTAATCACGGACAGTTCTTATGAGATACCGATACCTACGACGTATTTACCTATGAGAGCCCCTGATACCGCTCAACCTTCCTATGCAGAACACATCTACCATGCTGGAATGTGA